TTGATACGCTCCTGTagtcgcttcttctcggcgTCCGTCAGCTTTATTCGGGAAAGCTTGGAGGGCGCGTCCGAGCCGTCAGTCGAGGTGTTGAAGGTTGTGGTCTTGATACCCTGGATCTGTGTCGTTGTTAGCGTCGTGCAACTGTTTTATTATTGGCGCTGTTCGTACCTTTGAAGCCAGAGCAgttggctcttcttcagttCCGAAGAGCTCGCGAGCCTTCTCCCGCTCGGACTCCTTGACCTTTTCGAAGTCAAGAAACCGCACGGAAGGACACTTCCATAGCACCCAGTATCGGTAGTTCTGCATCTTGCATCAGTAATTGCTGCACCAGTCGACACGTCTCAAACtgacctccttcttggaaACGGGGTTATCCGACAGTACCAAGTGCGTCAAGCGGGGAAATGACGCCAGCGCATCCAAATCCGCAAGCTCTGTCAGGTTGTTCGACGATAACACCAGGTTGGCAAGGTTTGGAATGGCCTTAGCCAGAGAGGGCTGAATGTTTGAGACGCGGTTTCGTGCGAGGAGAAGGGTCGTTATGCGAGGCGACAAGGGAAAGTTTCCCAGTACTTGAATGTCATTATCTGTGAAGTCGATGGCATCGTGAGGCTAAGCTGTTAGCAACAGAGCAACAAGGCAGAGAATTTGGAACTTACGCCAGCGACACCCAAGTTCTCAATCGCGGGAATTCGGTGGCCTGTTCACGCCGCAAAGACGATTGTATCAACTCTGCGCTCTCTAGAGATCAAAAATGTAGCATCTGCTCTTTTCAAAACGCACCTCGAAGATCAAGCTCTCGCTCCTTGAGCGGGTTGAGGTAGGATAGGGAATCCCGGATGAGGTCGGCGGTGAGCCGCATCTTGGATTTGGGGCCGTTACCTCGGGTTCAGAAATGAAGTTGCTTGGATTTGGTTCACTGTGTGATCGAGTTTGGAGACTGTTTGGAAGGGCGTGCGAATGTCGGTAGTGTTGACTTATGGCAAGGCAAGGCTGCGACTTGACGAGGCGTGGGGGAAATTTTGGTGTCGCGTGTGGCTTGAGCTTAGAGTGGCACGCATGCCCCAGCCACCATAGACTCAGATTCAGGGACCAGCAACTCAGTACTGTAGGTAAGTTTTACAATATATACCAGTCAATCAGAGAATAGGGAGCGGTTCGGGATATTCGAAAGAGTTCACGTATATTAAGTACCTTTTCAGAAGTTCTTACTATTCCGCACACTGCAATTGATAGGACAAACTCCAATGTCCGTAAGCTTAGCAGTTGATGATAATGTAATTCCTGCTTAGTTGTTCTATCCAGAAACAAGCTGCCAGCAAACTAAAAGGTGATTGCTCTTGATGTCTTTATAAACTGCATCGCGTCACCAGCTGTATCCCGGCTCTACTGAAACACAAAGACAACGCCCATCCTATCCACTGAAACGCTCATAATATATGGGAACTCCAACAACGCCACATCTAAAATAGAATCCACGTGAGACTGCAGcaactgttgttgttgaagggATATAACTGTCGACCGAGGTGGTCGGGCAGTCGATGACTTGGCTCTTGATCCAGAACCAGCATTTGGGGCCGTTGGAGCCTGTCTGGGAAAACGCTCCGTGTTCAACGTCAGCGCCGTTGTTGGGTGCGAGGTCGTGTAAGTCGGTTTGGGTAGATCTGGGGACAGTCCACTGTAGATGAACGAGCTCTCCATCCGGGACAGATCCCAGAAGCGAAGTCTCTTATCTGATCCGCCAGTGACGATAAAGGCGTGTCTCACGTCTCTCGAGTCTTCTGCAGTTGCGGTTCCGACGACCATGGCACGAACTCCACGATCGGCGTTGGCGATTTCGTTGGGTTCGATGTTAGTAGCATATCGTCCAAGCATGCCTTCTCGCTTGTCTTCGTCCACGTCCCATGGCTCATACCCTTTGAGTCCATCCTTGCTGCCTCCCGCTCTATAAATTTCTCGGCAGACGGTTTTCTCTAGGTCCCAAACCGTCACCTCGCCTTGTCCAGTACCGCCAGAAATGCATACCCATTTGCCACGGCCTTTGGTAGGGTGGATGCAAATTCGGTAGATTGACCCTTTGCCTGGTAGGCCCCAGCCCTTGAGCCTCATCTTGAAACGCAGATCCCAGAGATCAACAACTCCATGAGAAGTACCAACGCAAAGCCAGTTGCGCTTCCTATCCACGCAAAAGCAAGTTGGCGTTCCATGGTGCACTGGATTTTCGAGAGTGTATAGGAGGCTCATGGTCCTCAAGTCGATACCGAGAATCCTTGAGCGATTCGTAGCGATGACAAGAATCGAGTTCGATTCTTGTCTGAAATGTTCACACCACACCGCGAACTCGCCATCTGGTAGTTGATACTCTCGCAGAACACGCAATTTGCCGTACCTAACGACTCCACTAACAGATACGGTGTCGACCTTCACCACGTGAACGGTACCATCAGATGCACAGCTCACAAAACAATGCGAGTTCTCCACGAAACAGAGGGCGACAACTCGTGTGTTATCTCCGTGTTTGTGGAGTTGACGAGAACGGTGTGTAATGTTTCGCTCGAGCCTAGCCGTATCCCAAACCCTCACAGTACCATCGTCGCCGCCGGTGATGAAGAAAACATGATCAGGGGATGGTAAAACCCTATTGATGGGGCTTTTATGTTCGGAAAACGTTGCAACAAGTTGTCCGACCGGCTTCCAAGGTTCCTCGCCAGGTTGAACACTGGCGCGACTTGCTTTGCTCCTCTTGATCGGTGTGACCATAGGCCCAAACTCGATAACATCACGAGGGAAGTTATCAACATACATGTTATCCAACATTCTTTGTATGCTTGGATCGTTGCCTGCGTAACTATGTTTCGACACCCGGGAGCCGGTAGTGTCCCCTTCATTCCCTTCAGAGGAAGCTTGCTGGTCTGTTGAAGTCTGAGCAAAAGGcccttcaacctcaccaaATGCATTCGCGTCGGTGGTGCCAGTTTGTGCGATCGATTTGTTCTTGTCCTTGCGGTCAAGGAGACTCAGGGCACTAGCCTGATGGCGCACTGCATTTCTAGAAGGTGGCTCTCCTTGAGAGGGTCCATTGTCGGTTGTCTGCATTACCTGCCCTGCTGAGGGTGCTCTAGTATGCGTTCGACCAGCGCTAGTTGGTGAAAGGAGACGGCGTGATGAACGAGGTCCGACACTTTGCACTCGGCGGTTAGTGTCGACTCTCTTTTTTCCGCCAGTCGAGTCGTCAATAGTCATGGAGGCATCCAAGAGGGCATCTGCAATTGTGTAAGGCTCCGCTGGTGGTTCAAGATCCACGACTGCATTGGGGTCTCGAAGTGGCGCGTCATTGAAGAACACCGTCTGAGGAGTGACTCCCAATGATTTGAGAGATACTACACCGTTGGATGTGGTACCATCTGATGTAGAAGTATCACGCGCCTTTATTTTACTAAGACGCCAAATGAACTCACGTAAGGCATCGAGCTTCAACTCATCCTCATGCTTGAGTCCCAGGTTTCTGAGTTTTGTCAACCATtgctcgtcttcgtcatTTCGAGCCACTCGCCCCATAGAGCTTTGCATTAAATCCCGAGAGGTACGGCTTGATGTTGACCCTTTGGAGCCGAACAACAACGGTTTGAGCTGTTGCAGGGGCTTCCAGTAGATACCGCGTTCCGTCTTCGAGGCCCAGGTTACAGCCTGGTCAAAGACATTTCGAGCCAATGGCCTCTTGAGAGCATCAAGTATGTTGAGCTCGGAAAAGTCTGAGAGAACCTCCACTTTCAGGAACGGTTTTACAAG
This genomic stretch from Fusarium oxysporum f. sp. lycopersici 4287 chromosome 2, whole genome shotgun sequence harbors:
- a CDS encoding VPS15 protein kinase (At least one base has a quality score < 10), translating into MGQGFSLATPSVGSAGIDISELSDVHFEKSIGNARFMKSIRGRHENGLVLVKVLVKPYADVKLQQYKKQIIEQSNAIDKIPNTLGFQRIIETETNGYLVRQFLYSSLYDRVSTRPFLEDIEKKWLAFQLLCALRDCHARDVYHGDIKAQNVLVTSWNWLYLSDFSSAYKPVMLPDDNPADFSYFFDTSGLRTCYVAPERFYASGEAPPKKAKMTWAMDIFSAGCVIAQLFLESDIFSLAQLYKYRRGEYDPVITHLSTIANKDLADMIAHMIQLDPEKRYSADQYLEFWKGKVFPHYFYNFLHQYMELITDPSSGNSPMSGTSKNLGEADDRIDRVFYDFDKISYFLGYQLEKRTSDELQPPPRLSLSHFPVRLNIPNHNHTVSSELEPPEDDGTLIFLTLIVSQLRNTARASSRIRACDVLLAFSERLTDEAKLDRVLPYLMTLLVPDETDLVLIAAIRTITQLLQLVQTVNAFNSHVLVEYVLPRMEIALGSRSRVPSPLVRAAYASCLGSLATTAQRFLNMASSLRADGSMPITDPEVEPGADAKANFESVFDNAGRQLFEALESHSKQLVEDPDISVRRAFLASVPELCLFFDHHSNDVLLTHLNTYLNDRDWTLKCAFFDTIVGIAAFIGSTSLEEFMLPLMMQALTDPEEYVVQAALHSLAQLAGLGLLSRPKVWELVDLISRFTMHPNIWIRESAAEFLSMSARYLPPADIRCNLMPLVKPFLKVEVLSDFSELNILDALKRPLARNVFDQAVTWASKTERGIYWKPLQQLKPLLFGSKGSTSSRTSRDLMQSSMGRVARNDEDEQWLTKLRNLGLKHEDELKLDALREFIWRLSKIKARDTSTSDGTTSNGVVSLKSLGVTPQTVFFNDAPLRDPNAVVDLEPPAEPYTIADALLDASMTIDDSTGGKKRVDTNRRVQSVGPRSSRRLLSPTSAGRTHTRAPSAGQVMQTTDNGPSQGEPPSRNAVRHQASALSLLDRKDKNKSIAQTGTTDANAFGEVEGPFAQTSTDQQASSEGNEGDTTGSRVSKHSYAGNDPSIQRMLDNMYVDNFPRDVIEFGPMVTPIKRSKASRASVQPGEEPWKPVGQLVATFSEHKSPINRVLPSPDHVFFITGGDDGTVRVWDTARLERNITHRSRQLHKHGDNTRVVALCFVENSHCFVSCASDGTVHVVKVDTVSVSGVVRYGKLRVLREYQLPDGEFAVWCEHFRQESNSILVIATNRSRILGIDLRTMSLLYTLENPVHHGTPTCFCVDRKRNWLCVGTSHGVVDLWDLRFKMRLKGWGLPGKGSIYRICIHPTKGRGKWVCISGGTGQGEVTVWDLEKTVCREIYRAGGSKDGLKGYEPWDVDEDKREGMLGRYATNIEPNEIANADRGVRAMVVGTATAEDSRDVRHAFIVTGGSDKRLRFWDLSRMESSFIYSGLSPDLPKPTYTTSHPTTALTLNTERFPRQAPTAPNAGSGSRAKSSTARPPRSTVISLQQQQLLQSHVDSILDVALLEFPYIMSVSVDRMGVVFVFQ
- a CDS encoding U2 small nuclear ribonucleoprotein A' gives rise to the protein MRLTADLIRDSLSYLNPLKERELDLRGHRIPAIENLGVAGPHDAIDFTDNDIQVLGNFPLSPRITTLLLARNRVSNIQPSLAKAIPNLANLVLSSNNLTELADLDALASFPRLTHLVLSDNPVSKKENYRYWVLWKCPSVRFLDFEKVKESEREKARELFGTEEEPTALASKIQGIKTTTFNTSTDGSDAPSKLSRIKLTDAEKKRLQERIKKATSLQEIIALEKELNEGRLPSGIHGDAMEE